In Tenrec ecaudatus isolate mTenEca1 chromosome 4, mTenEca1.hap1, whole genome shotgun sequence, a single window of DNA contains:
- the STRIT1 gene encoding sarcoplasmic/endoplasmic reticulum calcium ATPase regulator DWORF has product MAEKAELLSSRLLVPILLFIGWIVGCVIMIYVVFS; this is encoded by the exons ATGGCTGAAAAAG CAGAGTTGCTATCCTCACGCCTGCTGGTTCCCATTCTCCTCTTCATTGGCTGGATTGTGGGCTGCGTCATCATGATTTATGTTGTCTTCTCCTAG